From a single Streptomyces misionensis genomic region:
- a CDS encoding multidrug effflux MFS transporter, whose protein sequence is MQARPLHGTPPARGGAVILLLASLTAITPLATDMLLPAFPDMGHDLHAADSSVQLSLTAYLLGMLVGQLLIGPVSDSTGRRRLLLWGSALFAVFSVLCAVATSTELLNTARVLEGVSGSAGMVLARAVVGDWYRGQEAAKRFSILSVIFAVAPIIAPVLGGLITNVFSWRALFVVLAALSVVLLIAVAVALPESLPPERRHSGGVATAFRSMRSLLAERSFLGYVLVFSFANVALFSYISGSSFVFQDVYKLSATQYSLSFAVTAVGILIGGAMVGNLAAKAGLNRLLTIGVTVGLAASAGHAIVSVTAGNTLTTSLVFMFLCMFAMGLTIPSIMTIGQEIGRRSGGAASGVIGAGQCLFGGIAAPVVGALGTGSDKPMAALMVIGFGCAFLCLVLIARPWQRHGENTVIGGQAPQGAATVH, encoded by the coding sequence ATGCAAGCTCGTCCGCTCCACGGCACGCCTCCGGCCCGGGGCGGGGCCGTGATCCTGCTGCTGGCGTCGCTGACCGCGATCACCCCCCTGGCCACCGACATGCTCTTACCGGCGTTCCCGGACATGGGCCACGACCTGCACGCCGCCGATTCCAGCGTCCAGCTGAGCCTGACGGCCTACCTGCTGGGCATGCTGGTCGGACAGCTGCTGATCGGCCCGGTCAGCGACTCCACCGGCCGCCGCAGGCTGCTGCTGTGGGGGTCCGCGCTGTTCGCCGTGTTCTCGGTGCTGTGTGCCGTCGCCACCAGCACGGAACTGCTGAACACGGCCCGCGTCCTGGAGGGCGTCTCCGGCTCGGCCGGCATGGTCCTCGCCCGCGCCGTGGTCGGCGACTGGTACCGGGGCCAGGAGGCGGCGAAGCGGTTCTCGATCCTGTCGGTCATCTTCGCGGTGGCCCCGATCATCGCGCCGGTGCTCGGCGGCCTGATCACCAACGTCTTCTCCTGGCGGGCCCTGTTCGTCGTCCTGGCCGCCCTCAGCGTGGTCCTGCTGATCGCGGTCGCCGTGGCCCTGCCGGAGTCCCTCCCGCCCGAGCGGCGCCACTCCGGGGGCGTCGCCACGGCCTTCCGGTCCATGCGGAGCCTGCTCGCGGAACGCTCGTTCCTCGGCTACGTGCTGGTGTTCTCCTTCGCCAACGTCGCCCTGTTCTCGTACATCTCCGGCTCCAGCTTCGTCTTCCAGGACGTCTACAAGCTCTCCGCGACCCAGTACAGCCTGTCCTTCGCGGTCACCGCGGTCGGCATCCTGATCGGCGGCGCGATGGTCGGCAACCTCGCCGCCAAGGCCGGGCTGAACCGGCTGCTCACCATCGGCGTCACCGTCGGTCTCGCGGCCTCGGCCGGACACGCGATCGTCTCCGTGACCGCGGGCAACACCCTGACCACCTCGCTGGTCTTCATGTTCCTGTGCATGTTCGCGATGGGGCTGACGATCCCCTCGATCATGACCATCGGCCAGGAGATCGGCCGCCGGTCCGGTGGTGCCGCCTCGGGCGTCATCGGCGCCGGGCAGTGCCTCTTCGGCGGCATCGCGGCGCCCGTCGTCGGCGCCCTGGGCACCGGCAGCGACAAGCCCATGGCCGCCCTCATGGTCATCGGCTTCGGGTGCGCCTTCCTGTGCCTCGTCCTCATCGCCCGTCCGTGGCAGCGCCACGGCGAGAACACCGTCATCGGCGGACAGGCGCCGCAGGGCGCCGCCACCGTGCACTGA
- a CDS encoding MarR family winged helix-turn-helix transcriptional regulator, with translation MIPSTPSDQVTLWWRQARPDLDTHSMDVFGRLRRLQVLVELEASTTLAGVQLTSSELDVMVTLRHADTPLIARNIAALRGCSRAAMSNILAKMEKRGLVVREPNPADRRAVLVRLTDAGEQLTDTVFPKRLALEADLLSQLSEAEQHQVAEALDLLVNAMLRRSPLPPDPEAV, from the coding sequence GTGATCCCGTCCACCCCCAGCGACCAAGTCACCCTGTGGTGGCGGCAGGCCCGTCCGGATCTCGACACCCATTCCATGGATGTCTTCGGACGGCTGCGCCGCCTCCAGGTCCTGGTGGAGCTGGAGGCCTCCACGACCCTCGCCGGCGTCCAGCTCACGTCGAGCGAACTCGACGTGATGGTCACCCTGCGGCACGCCGACACACCGCTCATCGCCCGCAACATCGCCGCGCTGCGCGGCTGTTCGCGGGCCGCGATGAGCAACATCCTCGCGAAGATGGAGAAGCGCGGCCTCGTCGTGCGGGAACCCAACCCCGCCGACCGCCGCGCCGTCCTGGTCCGCCTCACGGACGCCGGGGAGCAGCTGACCGATACCGTCTTCCCCAAGCGCCTCGCCCTGGAGGCGGACCTTCTCTCCCAGCTTTCCGAAGCAGAGCAGCACCAGGTCGCCGAAGCCCTGGACCTGCTCGTGAACGCGATGCTGCGCCGCTCGCCGCTGCCTCCGGACCCGGAGGCGGTCTAG
- a CDS encoding ABC transporter permease subunit: MTAVGSQETAGVSRSTRAAQVLRSEWTKIRSVSSTTWTLLIAMVVTIAVGMLISALTRNEFDSMPIRERLLFDPTFVSFAGMTLGQLAMIVFGVLVVSSEYSTGMIRVSLAAVPRRGAFLFGKVAVAGVLALVVGMATSFAAFFLGQAMLGPYRARLGDPGVLRAVVGGGLYMTLIAVFCMGVAAMLRSPLLSLGILMPFFFLVSNILAGVDATKKVGRFLPDQAGSRIMQVVPHADEAPYGPWGGLGIMALWVIAALAGGYVLLRHRDAQ; encoded by the coding sequence ATGACGGCCGTCGGCTCCCAGGAGACCGCCGGCGTCTCCCGGTCCACCCGGGCCGCCCAGGTGCTGCGTTCCGAGTGGACCAAGATCCGGTCGGTTTCCTCCACGACCTGGACCCTTCTGATCGCCATGGTGGTCACGATCGCGGTCGGGATGCTCATCTCCGCGCTGACCCGCAACGAGTTCGACTCGATGCCGATCCGTGAGCGGCTGCTGTTCGACCCGACCTTCGTCAGCTTCGCGGGCATGACGCTCGGCCAGCTCGCCATGATCGTGTTCGGGGTGCTGGTCGTCAGCAGCGAGTACAGCACCGGCATGATCCGGGTCTCGCTGGCCGCCGTGCCGCGGCGCGGCGCCTTCCTCTTCGGCAAGGTCGCGGTGGCCGGCGTGCTCGCCCTGGTCGTCGGCATGGCCACGAGCTTCGCAGCCTTCTTCCTCGGGCAGGCGATGCTCGGCCCCTACCGGGCCCGGCTCGGCGATCCCGGGGTGCTGCGCGCGGTGGTGGGCGGCGGGCTGTACATGACCCTGATCGCGGTGTTCTGCATGGGCGTCGCCGCGATGCTGCGCTCGCCGCTGCTGTCCCTCGGCATCCTGATGCCGTTCTTCTTCCTGGTCTCCAACATCCTCGCCGGGGTGGACGCCACCAAGAAGGTCGGCCGGTTCCTGCCCGACCAGGCCGGCAGCCGCATCATGCAGGTGGTGCCGCACGCCGACGAGGCGCCGTACGGCCCCTGGGGCGGCCTCGGGATCATGGCGCTGTGGGTGATCGCCGCGCTCGCGGGCGGGTACGTCCTGCTCAGGCACCGGGACGCGCAGTAG
- a CDS encoding LLM class flavin-dependent oxidoreductase, with product MYVGSFVLGAQFPGQGQGEALHRAVRSAEVAEEAGLDSVWLAEHHFVPYGTCPSAVTLAALLLGRTRRVRVGTAVSVLPTAHPVALGEQAALLHLTSGGRFTLGVGRGGPWVDLEVFGKGLDAYERGFPESLDLLLRWLREPAVAACGERFSFREVPVVPRPSEALTDAPGPEVVVACTSPATVRLAAERGLPMLLGMHAGDEEKAEMVALWRRCARAAGRPPEEIADAGHVAAGVCQLADRRQDAVETLMKAMPGWLKQGLDAHVTVDGRSRAMRDPHAYTELLCGLHPVGTPRLAGDRLAATAERTGISRFALLVEGSGDLAATEDTLRRLGAEVLPRLR from the coding sequence ATGTACGTAGGAAGCTTTGTGCTGGGCGCCCAGTTCCCGGGCCAGGGCCAGGGTGAGGCGCTGCACCGGGCGGTCCGCTCGGCGGAGGTCGCCGAGGAGGCCGGTCTCGACTCGGTCTGGCTGGCCGAGCACCACTTCGTGCCGTACGGCACCTGTCCGTCGGCGGTCACCCTGGCCGCCCTGTTGCTCGGCCGCACCCGCCGCGTCCGGGTGGGCACGGCGGTCAGCGTACTGCCCACCGCCCACCCGGTCGCCCTGGGCGAGCAGGCCGCGCTGCTGCACCTGACGAGCGGCGGGCGGTTCACCCTCGGGGTGGGCCGCGGCGGCCCCTGGGTGGACCTGGAGGTGTTCGGCAAGGGACTCGACGCGTACGAACGCGGGTTCCCGGAGTCGCTCGATCTGCTGCTGCGCTGGCTGCGCGAGCCGGCCGTGGCGGCCTGCGGCGAGCGGTTCAGCTTCCGCGAGGTCCCCGTCGTACCGCGCCCCTCGGAGGCGCTGACCGACGCCCCGGGCCCCGAGGTCGTCGTCGCGTGCACCTCCCCGGCGACCGTCCGGCTGGCCGCCGAGCGCGGGCTGCCGATGCTGCTCGGGATGCACGCGGGGGACGAGGAGAAGGCCGAGATGGTCGCCCTGTGGCGGCGCTGCGCCCGCGCGGCGGGCCGGCCGCCCGAGGAGATCGCGGACGCCGGGCATGTCGCGGCCGGGGTCTGCCAGCTGGCCGACCGGCGGCAGGACGCGGTGGAGACCCTGATGAAGGCCATGCCGGGTTGGCTGAAACAGGGGCTCGACGCGCATGTGACGGTCGACGGACGCAGCCGCGCGATGCGCGATCCGCACGCCTACACCGAACTGCTCTGCGGGCTGCACCCGGTGGGCACCCCGCGGCTCGCCGGCGACCGGCTCGCGGCCACCGCGGAGCGCACGGGCATCTCCCGGTTCGCCCTGCTGGTCGAGGGCTCGGGCGATCTCGCGGCGACGGAGGACACCCTGCGCCGCCTGGGCGCCGAGGTGCTGCCCCGGCTGCGCTGA
- a CDS encoding ATP/GTP-binding protein yields the protein MSPRRNRPKAAGSSGPSAEDDRTGRYGGFQSTEHWQGEEWSVRHVAGASAEGKTYRCPGCDQLIPSAVPHVVAWPDHAGVDDRRHWHKACWNAKDRRTTRVQRSRNAPRF from the coding sequence GTGTCCCCGCGCCGCAACCGACCGAAGGCCGCCGGCTCGTCCGGCCCCAGCGCCGAGGACGACCGCACCGGCCGGTACGGCGGCTTCCAGTCCACGGAGCACTGGCAGGGCGAGGAGTGGAGCGTGCGCCATGTCGCGGGCGCGAGCGCCGAGGGCAAGACCTACCGCTGCCCGGGCTGCGACCAGCTGATCCCCTCCGCCGTCCCGCACGTGGTGGCCTGGCCCGACCACGCGGGCGTCGACGACCGCCGCCACTGGCACAAGGCCTGCTGGAACGCGAAGGACCGCCGCACCACGCGGGTGCAGCGGTCCCGTAACGCGCCGCGGTTCTAG
- a CDS encoding NAD(P)-dependent oxidoreductase, which yields MKVAVIGHTGMTGRALTEVLLRRGHRVTGVSRGRLAGPAGQLAEAACDVFDVPALTERLRGHDVVVSCFSGGHEVDLEVYYRQAEGTRRILQAHVRSGAGYLMYVGGAASLYVEPGLQMFDDPRFPAWYFGVMPAEHLTWLGEITKESFFHEAARRKLSGAIPAGATDPELEERVRNWTRVPLLEGCRIALDLFEHRRDLRWSFLSPPWLYRPGPGTGGYRLGVDFMLFDQGVPAGIDLPDLALALADEVERQALVHKHWTVAGRRP from the coding sequence GTGAAGGTCGCCGTGATCGGGCACACCGGCATGACCGGCCGGGCCCTGACCGAGGTCCTGCTGCGCCGCGGGCACCGGGTCACCGGAGTCTCCCGCGGCCGGCTCGCCGGGCCCGCCGGGCAGCTCGCCGAGGCCGCCTGCGACGTGTTCGACGTGCCGGCCCTCACGGAGCGGCTGCGCGGGCACGACGTCGTCGTCTCGTGCTTCTCCGGCGGTCACGAGGTCGATCTGGAGGTCTACTACCGGCAGGCCGAGGGCACCCGGCGCATCCTCCAGGCCCATGTCCGCTCCGGCGCCGGCTATCTGATGTACGTCGGCGGCGCGGCCAGCCTGTACGTCGAGCCGGGGCTCCAGATGTTCGACGATCCCCGGTTCCCCGCCTGGTACTTCGGCGTGATGCCCGCCGAGCACCTCACCTGGCTGGGCGAGATCACCAAGGAGTCGTTCTTCCACGAGGCCGCCCGCCGCAAGCTGAGCGGCGCGATACCCGCGGGGGCGACCGATCCCGAGCTGGAGGAGCGGGTCAGGAACTGGACCCGGGTGCCGCTCCTGGAGGGCTGCCGGATCGCCCTGGACCTGTTCGAGCACCGGCGCGACCTGCGCTGGTCGTTCCTGTCGCCGCCGTGGCTGTACCGGCCGGGCCCCGGCACCGGCGGCTACCGCCTGGGCGTCGACTTCATGCTGTTCGACCAGGGCGTGCCCGCCGGGATCGACCTGCCGGACCTGGCGCTCGCCCTCGCCGACGAGGTGGAGCGGCAGGCCCTGGTGCACAAGCACTGGACGGTCGCGGGACGCCGTCCCTGA
- the nucS gene encoding endonuclease NucS: protein MRLVIARCSVDYAGRLTAHLPSAPRLILVKADGSVSIHADDRAYKPLNWMSPPCTLKEGTGEDAGVWTVVNKAGEKLIITMEEILHDSSHELGVDPGLIKDGVEAHLQELLADRIETLGEGYTLIRREYMTAIGPVDILCRDANGQTVAIEIKRRGEIDGVEQLTRYLDLLNRDPHLAPVRGIFAAQEIKPQARVLATDRGIDCHIMDYDALRGIEDDKLRLF, encoded by the coding sequence ATGCGTCTCGTCATTGCCCGGTGCTCGGTCGACTACGCCGGCCGGCTCACCGCCCACCTCCCCTCGGCGCCGCGCCTGATCCTGGTCAAGGCGGACGGCAGCGTCTCCATCCACGCCGACGACCGGGCCTACAAGCCCCTCAACTGGATGTCGCCGCCCTGCACGCTGAAGGAGGGCACGGGTGAGGACGCGGGCGTGTGGACCGTCGTCAACAAGGCGGGCGAGAAACTGATCATCACGATGGAGGAGATCCTCCACGACTCCTCGCACGAGCTGGGCGTGGACCCGGGCCTGATCAAGGACGGCGTGGAAGCGCACCTCCAGGAACTGCTCGCCGACCGCATCGAGACGCTCGGCGAGGGCTACACGCTCATCCGCCGCGAGTACATGACGGCGATCGGCCCGGTGGACATCCTGTGCCGGGACGCGAACGGGCAGACGGTCGCGATCGAGATCAAGCGCCGGGGCGAGATCGACGGCGTGGAGCAACTCACCCGCTATCTCGACCTGTTGAACCGCGACCCGCACCTCGCCCCGGTCCGCGGCATCTTCGCCGCGCAGGAGATCAAGCCCCAGGCCCGTGTGCTCGCCACCGACCGCGGCATCGACTGCCACATCATGGACTACGACGCCCTGCGCGGCATCGAGGACGACAAGCTGAGGCTGTTCTAG
- a CDS encoding acyl-CoA dehydrogenase family protein, translated as MTVTETHADTAAPPSWDAPPASAADVLDRARQTVPWLRRAAGEIEEGRRLPDHVVELLRQAGVWRAAMPADRGGPDLTSAQQARLLEIIAQGDASAAWCAMIGMDSGIYAGYLPDATARTLYADLDTITAGALLPTGTAERTDGGYRIGGRWRFASCVNHCQVLMASCMVQERGRPVPDPLTGEPRQWRVFAARPEQFQVLDTWHTTGLAGSGSHDYQTENLFVPDDHVFTLARPRQDRVLLRTPDAVQRKMPGIPLGMARAALDHVIGLAAGRRDRETGTPWLDDPRVHEAIGRSEMELAAARAGVYETLRVQWELLDSGGGDLRAARVGTALARTFAFRTARGIVQRLYDLVGGSAVYRTSPLDRWLRDANTMCQHAVAQDAVLQMAGVVALGGEPPNPVNPALAVSLPAAVEDLS; from the coding sequence ATGACCGTCACCGAGACCCACGCGGACACCGCCGCACCGCCGTCCTGGGACGCCCCGCCCGCCTCGGCGGCCGACGTCCTCGACCGGGCCCGGCAGACCGTGCCGTGGCTGCGGCGGGCCGCCGGCGAGATCGAGGAGGGGCGCCGGCTGCCCGACCACGTCGTCGAGCTGCTGCGTCAGGCGGGGGTGTGGCGCGCGGCCATGCCCGCCGACCGGGGCGGCCCCGACCTGACCTCCGCGCAGCAGGCTCGGCTGCTGGAGATCATCGCCCAGGGCGACGCCTCGGCCGCCTGGTGCGCGATGATCGGCATGGACTCCGGCATCTACGCCGGATACCTGCCGGACGCGACGGCCCGCACCCTGTACGCGGACCTGGACACGATCACCGCGGGGGCGCTGCTGCCGACCGGCACCGCCGAGCGGACGGACGGCGGCTACCGGATCGGCGGCAGGTGGCGGTTCGCCTCCTGCGTCAACCACTGCCAGGTGCTCATGGCCTCCTGCATGGTGCAGGAGCGGGGGCGGCCCGTGCCGGACCCGCTGACCGGCGAGCCCCGGCAGTGGCGGGTCTTCGCGGCCCGGCCCGAGCAGTTCCAGGTCCTCGACACCTGGCACACCACCGGGCTGGCGGGTTCCGGCAGCCACGACTACCAGACCGAAAACCTGTTCGTCCCCGACGACCACGTCTTCACGCTCGCCCGGCCCCGCCAGGACCGCGTCCTGCTGCGCACCCCGGACGCGGTGCAGCGCAAGATGCCCGGCATCCCGCTCGGCATGGCCCGCGCCGCCCTCGACCATGTCATCGGCCTCGCCGCGGGCCGCCGCGACCGGGAGACCGGCACCCCCTGGCTCGACGACCCGCGGGTGCACGAGGCGATCGGGCGCAGCGAGATGGAGCTGGCCGCCGCCCGCGCCGGCGTCTACGAGACGCTGCGCGTCCAGTGGGAGCTGCTCGACTCCGGCGGCGGCGACCTGCGGGCCGCGCGCGTCGGCACCGCGCTGGCGCGCACCTTCGCCTTCCGGACCGCCCGGGGCATCGTCCAGCGCCTGTACGACCTCGTCGGCGGCTCGGCGGTCTACCGCACCAGTCCGCTGGACCGCTGGCTGCGGGACGCCAACACCATGTGCCAGCACGCCGTCGCCCAGGACGCCGTGCTCCAGATGGCCGGGGTCGTCGCCCTGGGCGGCGAGCCGCCGAACCCCGTCAACCCCGCCCTCGCCGTGTCCCTCCCGGCCGCCGTGGAGGACCTGTCGTGA
- a CDS encoding ABC transporter permease: MSTHQPPMPQAPAAAPDWQAAPGGSYPGYTSPIPVVRTHLGHAVASEWTKIKSVRSTIWTLGVFLVLVVGIGLLAGALVSDTTDSSSLSGTNPLSFGFFGLLVGSMCVITLGVLTTASEYGTGMIRTTMTACPSRGRVLAAKAIVFFVVAFVVTIVSTTFVAMVQTSMLSGSGARTPSSGDWAKATLGVSLYIALLGLLALLVGSMIRHSAGAITIMIGLVLAPLVLALFMATDSLHAVRDFLLEYSFPSQLSVFYDNAISNSGPTGWDPLWIMLGLTAVAGAGAYALLRGRDV; this comes from the coding sequence ATGAGCACCCACCAGCCCCCGATGCCGCAGGCACCCGCAGCCGCGCCCGACTGGCAGGCGGCGCCCGGCGGCTCGTACCCCGGCTACACCTCGCCGATCCCGGTCGTGCGCACGCACCTGGGGCACGCGGTGGCCTCCGAGTGGACGAAGATCAAGTCCGTCCGCTCCACGATCTGGACGCTCGGCGTCTTCCTGGTCCTGGTCGTGGGCATCGGCCTGCTGGCCGGGGCGCTGGTGAGCGACACCACCGACAGTTCCTCGCTCAGCGGCACGAACCCGCTCTCCTTCGGGTTCTTCGGACTGCTCGTCGGCAGCATGTGCGTCATCACCCTCGGCGTGCTGACCACCGCGTCGGAGTACGGCACCGGGATGATCCGTACGACGATGACCGCGTGCCCGAGCCGGGGCCGGGTGCTGGCCGCCAAGGCGATCGTGTTCTTCGTCGTCGCCTTCGTCGTGACCATCGTGTCGACCACCTTCGTGGCCATGGTCCAGACGTCCATGCTGTCCGGCAGCGGCGCGCGTACGCCCTCGAGCGGGGACTGGGCCAAGGCCACCCTCGGCGTCAGCCTCTACATCGCCCTGCTCGGCCTGCTCGCGCTGCTGGTCGGCTCCATGATCCGGCACTCCGCGGGCGCCATCACCATCATGATCGGCCTGGTGCTCGCCCCGCTGGTGCTCGCGCTGTTCATGGCCACGGATTCGCTGCACGCGGTGCGCGACTTCCTGCTGGAGTACTCGTTCCCGAGCCAGCTCAGCGTCTTCTACGACAACGCCATCAGCAACTCCGGCCCCACCGGCTGGGACCCGCTGTGGATCATGCTGGGGCTGACCGCGGTGGCCGGCGCCGGCGCGTACGCCCTGCTGCGCGGCCGGGACGTCTGA
- a CDS encoding SCO5389 family protein gives MSLDVSPALLEAAERGEVDEAEFVDCVRTSLPYAWEMISSLVAQLKVDGGPFADNQTPPPDEQARGQLLRALASDAIRGALQRHFGVRLAFQNCHRVAVFPLDPSVDERLARFTSVRAQLLNQSPELRDC, from the coding sequence ATGTCGCTCGACGTCTCACCGGCCCTACTCGAAGCGGCCGAGCGAGGCGAGGTCGACGAAGCAGAATTCGTCGACTGCGTCCGGACCTCCCTGCCCTACGCGTGGGAGATGATCAGCTCCCTGGTGGCCCAGCTGAAGGTGGACGGCGGGCCCTTCGCCGACAACCAGACGCCGCCGCCGGACGAGCAGGCGCGCGGCCAGTTGCTGCGTGCGCTCGCCAGTGACGCCATCCGCGGTGCGCTGCAACGGCACTTCGGTGTGCGGCTGGCCTTCCAGAACTGCCACCGGGTGGCGGTGTTCCCGCTGGACCCCTCGGTGGACGAGAGACTGGCCCGCTTCACCTCGGTGCGGGCCCAGCTGCTGAACCAGTCGCCGGAACTTCGGGACTGCTGA
- a CDS encoding LysR family transcriptional regulator — translation MRRDLDIRPLRTLVTIVDVGGFRRASKVLSISQPAVSQHIRRLDALIGEPVFRETGPSLKLSAGGEELLRFARQLVRTNDELVTRLSAHRPTGRLALGVCETLVGVIPTLLAELKAHVSLVDTSVLAGPGDELTDQLAEGAIDMLLKVGEPRKAADRVIGAIECAWFGETALLDDASLPLAVFAGRTTPLRQLAEETLTCASRPWHVVYRGVGVEDVVGVCRSGVGVSLLFAAAEDRWNLPVVPRGRLPEPARHLPVILAAGARLAPGLAGQAREAVEEAMSDYTCTAPEPGHLARRAS, via the coding sequence GTGCGACGCGATCTCGACATACGTCCGTTACGTACTCTCGTCACCATCGTGGACGTCGGAGGCTTCCGCCGGGCCTCCAAGGTCCTCAGCATCTCCCAGCCCGCGGTCAGCCAGCACATCCGCCGCCTGGACGCACTGATCGGCGAGCCCGTCTTCCGGGAGACCGGCCCGAGCCTGAAACTGTCCGCCGGCGGCGAGGAGCTGCTGCGCTTCGCCCGTCAGCTCGTGCGCACCAACGACGAACTCGTCACCCGGCTGTCCGCCCACCGCCCCACCGGACGCCTGGCGCTCGGCGTGTGCGAGACCCTGGTCGGCGTGATCCCGACGCTGCTCGCCGAGCTGAAGGCCCACGTCTCCCTGGTGGACACGAGCGTGCTCGCGGGGCCGGGCGACGAGCTGACCGACCAGCTCGCCGAGGGCGCCATCGACATGCTCCTCAAGGTCGGCGAGCCCCGGAAGGCGGCGGACCGGGTCATCGGCGCCATCGAGTGCGCCTGGTTCGGCGAGACGGCCCTGCTCGACGACGCCTCGCTGCCCCTCGCCGTCTTCGCCGGCCGCACCACGCCCCTGCGGCAGCTCGCCGAGGAGACCCTCACCTGCGCGTCCCGCCCCTGGCACGTGGTCTACCGGGGGGTCGGGGTGGAGGACGTCGTGGGCGTCTGCCGGTCCGGCGTCGGCGTCAGCCTGCTGTTCGCCGCGGCCGAGGACCGCTGGAACCTGCCCGTCGTCCCGCGCGGGCGCCTGCCCGAGCCCGCCCGGCACCTGCCGGTGATCCTCGCCGCGGGGGCGCGCCTGGCGCCGGGGCTGGCCGGCCAGGCGCGGGAGGCCGTGGAGGAGGCGATGAGCGACTACACCTGCACGGCCCCGGAACCGGGCCACCTGGCCAGGCGGGCGTCCTGA
- a CDS encoding ABC transporter ATP-binding protein gives MIEAVGLTKRYGDKTAVYNLSFQVRPGSVTGFLGPNGSGKSTTMRMILGLDNPTSGSVTIGGHPYRRLPNAPRQVGALLDAKAVHGGRSARNHLLSLAQLSGIPARRVDEVLGVVGLQDVAKKRSKGFSLGMGQRLGIAAALLGDPQVLLFDEPVNGLDPEGILWVRNLMKALAAEGRTVFVSSHLMSEMALTADHLIVIGRGQLLADMSVTDFISANSADFARVRTPDTEPQLRDKLAAALTEAGGHVLPEQDGALRVTGLALPRISDLAHEAGVRLWELSPHQASLEEAYMRMTQGAVDYRSTADQKAGLQQPLPPGVQPPLPVPGQGQPGWYAPPPPQQGGQPFAMPAGPYGAPGAPANPYAQPGPQSPPPAAPPAPAAPAAPPAPSSDTTQPEDAR, from the coding sequence ATGATCGAGGCTGTAGGCCTGACGAAGCGGTACGGCGACAAGACCGCCGTGTACAACCTTTCCTTCCAGGTGCGGCCGGGTTCCGTGACCGGCTTCCTCGGGCCGAACGGCTCGGGCAAGTCCACCACCATGCGGATGATCCTCGGGCTGGACAACCCCACGTCCGGCTCGGTGACCATCGGCGGCCACCCCTACCGCAGGCTGCCCAACGCACCCCGCCAGGTCGGCGCGCTGCTCGACGCCAAGGCCGTGCACGGCGGCCGCTCCGCCCGCAACCACCTGTTGAGCCTCGCCCAGCTGTCCGGCATCCCGGCCCGCCGGGTGGACGAGGTGCTCGGCGTCGTCGGCCTCCAGGACGTGGCGAAGAAGCGGTCCAAGGGCTTCTCCCTCGGCATGGGCCAGCGCCTCGGCATCGCCGCCGCGCTGCTCGGCGACCCCCAGGTGCTGCTGTTCGACGAGCCGGTCAACGGCCTCGACCCCGAGGGCATCCTCTGGGTGCGCAACCTGATGAAGGCGCTCGCCGCCGAGGGCCGTACGGTCTTCGTCTCCTCGCACCTGATGAGCGAGATGGCGCTGACCGCCGACCACCTCATCGTGATCGGGCGCGGGCAGCTGCTCGCCGACATGAGCGTGACGGACTTCATCTCGGCCAACTCCGCCGACTTCGCGCGGGTGCGCACCCCGGACACCGAGCCGCAGCTGCGCGACAAGCTCGCCGCCGCGCTCACCGAGGCGGGCGGCCATGTGCTGCCCGAACAGGACGGCGCGCTGCGCGTGACCGGGCTGGCGCTGCCCCGCATCAGCGACCTCGCGCACGAGGCGGGCGTACGGCTGTGGGAGCTGTCGCCGCACCAGGCCTCGCTGGAGGAGGCGTACATGCGGATGACCCAGGGCGCGGTGGACTACCGTTCGACGGCCGACCAGAAGGCGGGCCTCCAGCAGCCGCTGCCGCCCGGCGTCCAGCCGCCGCTGCCGGTCCCCGGCCAGGGCCAGCCCGGCTGGTACGCCCCGCCGCCGCCCCAGCAGGGCGGGCAGCCCTTCGCCATGCCCGCGGGCCCGTACGGCGCTCCGGGCGCCCCGGCGAACCCGTACGCGCAGCCGGGGCCGCAGTCGCCGCCGCCCGCCGCTCCCCCGGCTCCGGCCGCCCCCGCCGCTCCCCCCGCCCCCTCCTCCGACACGACCCAGCCCGAGGACGCCCGATGA